One genomic window of Candoia aspera isolate rCanAsp1 chromosome 12, rCanAsp1.hap2, whole genome shotgun sequence includes the following:
- the ITM2A gene encoding integral membrane protein 2A, producing the protein MVKIAFQSPFAHKDEPKKGAAEALVAEQDPEVATHSRENSSGRCLLTLLGLAFILAGVVVGGACIYKHFIQKSKTFHGRMCYVGEDNQNQAAEPHVLPVNEGIDIREVDNIAIIDVPVPKFSDSDPAAIVHDFDRLLTAYLDLQLGNCYVIPLNTSVVMPPRNLIDLFAKLATGSYLPQTYLVREEMVVTEKIDNVLDLGVFIYQLCVGKETFRLQRREKIIGLQKRSAEKCHIIRHFENVFIVETKICQQ; encoded by the exons ATGGTGAAGATCGCCTTCCAGTCGCCCTTCGCCCACAAGGACGAGCCCAAGAAGGGGGCGGCCGAGGCGCTGGTAGCCGAGCAG GATCCAGAAGTTGCGACACACAGCCGTGAAAATTCCTCTGGAAGATGTCTGCTGACTCTTTTGGGACTTGCCTTCATTTTAGCTGGGGTAGTGGTTGGTGGAGCCTGCATCTACAAGCATTTCATACAAAAG AGCAAAACGTTCCATGGTCGAATGTGTTACGTGGGAGAAGACAATCAGAATCAGGCAGCAGAGCCGCATGTCCTGCCCGTCAATGAAGGAATTGATATCAGAGAGGTGGATAACATTGCCATCATCGATGTTCCTGTTCCAAAATTCTCTGACAGTGATCCAGCAGCCATTGTGCATGATTTTGACAGA CTGCTGACAGCGTACCTTGATCTCCAGCTTGGAAACTGCTACGTGATCCCTCTGAACACCTCTGTCGTTATGCCACCACGGAACCTGATAGACCTTTTTGCAAAATTAGCG ACTGGTTCCTACTTGCCTCAAACTTACCTTGTTCGTGAAGAAATGGTGGTGACTGAGAAGATTGATAATGTGTTAGATCTGGGTGTATTCATTTACCAGCTCTGTGTAGGGAAGGAAACCTTCAGACTTCAGCGTAGAGAAAAGATCATTG gcCTTCAAAAGCGCTCAGCTGAAAAGTGCCACATAATCCGACACTTTGAAAATGTGTTTATTGTTGAAACCAAGATCTGTCAGCAGTGA